GCTGCAGCTGACCTCAAGCCAGAGGTGGTTTTGACAAAACTGGATGAATGTGAATGCTCGTTGGTGGAGCTTTCAGCTGTGATGACAGGTCAGGCCAAAATAGGCTGGCTGGCTGGCACACGCTCCTTGGTTGGAAACCTTGCCCAAGCCAGTGCTTTGATTATGGAACAATATATTTTGGGATGTTTGACGCAAGAAAATCAAAACACCCATGAGGCAGAATTGGAAGCATCTGAATGACTCATTCTATTACAATTGCGAGTGGGAAAGGGGGAGTAGGGAAGACCTGCGTCGCGGTTAACCTTGCGATTATGTATGCGCGTCTAGGGCATCGAGTATGTTTATTTGACGCAGATTTTGGTTTGGCAAACTCACATATTTTGATGGGAAAAAACGCTGCCAAGACCCTTCGGGACTCCTTGGTGGGCGGTGTGCCTCTGGTTGAAGTGATTGAGCGTGGCCCGCAAGGTGTTCAGCTATTGGCTGGCGGTAGTGGGCTGATTGACATGATGCATATTGATGATACCGCCCGGTTTCAGCTTATTCGAAATGTTGATGCACTTAAAGATAGCATTGACATTTTGATTACGGATGCGCCCGCAGGGGCGAGTGAAAACGCACTGTCTTTTGTAGCTGCCTCACAACGCGTTTTGGTTGTTGTGGTTGCTGAGCCAACGAGCTTCATGGATGCTTATGCAATGATTAAAGCTGCAAACGCTGAACATGGTCTGCGTCACTTTTCGGTTGCGATCAACATGGCACATGACAACGTCGATGCTCGGCGTAACTTTGAAAAATTTAATGCGATTGCAGCGAGGTTTTTAGATGTCGAGTTGAGCTATGCAGGACATGTACCGTTTTCGGCCGCAATGCGGCGCTCCATTGTGCAGCGCAAGCCATTGCTGGCAGCAGAAAACAACACTCCCGATAAGGAGTTGCTTGCATTTAAGGCCGTGGCCCAAGCTGTATTGAAGGCACCTATGAATACCTATGAGGGCATCCGCTTTTTTGCTGATAAAGACTCTGAGCGGGAGACCGTGGGATGACACTGCGTGGGCAATATTCAGAACAAAATCCAAAGCCTGAGGTCCTGATCGAGGCCGAGCTACAGACTGTTCGGCGCATCGCGTTTTACTTTCATGGCCGTGTCAAAGGTGCAGTGGAGGTCGATGATCTCGTTCAAGTTGGGTATCTTGGATTGATTGATGCGAGCCAGAGATATGTGAAGAAGGCGGGCGTTACCTTCAGCAGCTATGCAAAAATTCGCATCCGTGGAGCGATCGTTGATTATCTTCGGCGCAATTCAAATTTATGCCGGTCCACGATTGCGATGAAGCAAGAGGTGAACAAGGCGACTTTGGATTTGGAGCGCAAGCTTCAACGTGCTCCGATGGATGAAGAGATCGCAAATGAGTTGCAGCTTAGCGTTGAAGAGCTACGCAAATGGCAGCAAGCATTCGAAGCCAATTTACACCAATCGATTGATGAAGTCCACGATGAACACTCAATTTGGTTTGTGTCTGGTGACGCCAATCCCGAAGAGGCATTCAGTAACCAAGAGGTCAAGCGTGGCCTGCGTGGAGAGTTGGCAAAACTATCCGAGCGCGAAGCAATGGTGATGCAGCTTTATTATGTTGAAGAGCTTAATGTGTATGAAATCGCTGAGATTTTGGGAGTTACAACTGGGCGTGTTTCACAAATCAAGAAAGCTTCGATAAGCAATTTACGAGCAGGTATGCAAAGCTTTCTTGGGCAGACGGAAAATAGCAAAGTATAAGGATTGAAATCTCCAAGTAAATAAATGGCGCGCAACGCTCGCCCCCAATGAAGTGGTCTTGCCTTTTAGTACAGGCTTGCGGCTTTGCTAAGATGCATCTGGTTTATATTCATGCCGCTTTTCGTGTTTCACTTTTTTCGAAGTATGCCGCGTCTGGCGTGCGCTTGTCGAGGTCGGTGTGAGGCCGCTCTGCGTTGTAAAAGCCGATCTAGTCGTCGATAATCTTTTTGGCTTGAAAGCCGTTGTTGATCTCGTGCAGATACACTGCCTCCTGCTTCAGGGATCGCCAGAGCCGCTCGATGAAGATGTTGTCCAGATAGCGGCCCCGCCCATACATAGAGATTTTGATATCGGCCTTCGTCAGCGTTTTGATCGAATCCGCGCCCGTGTATTGGCTACCCTGGACGCCCTCCTAAGTGTCAAGCCGCGATTTGAGCCTGAGTGATCTATTTGTGCCGTTGCGCGATGATGTTGAAGACTTCACGCGCGATGTATCTTTTTAGGCATCCAACGTATTTGACAGCCGCCAGGACAGCACTTTGCGTGTTGCCCAATCCATGATTGTCACCAGATACAAGAAGCCGTTCTTCACTGGAATGTAGGTAATGTCGCTGCACCAAACATGGTTGGGCCGCGTAATCGACAGCTTTCTCAATAAGTATGGCCAGATCTTATGCTGCGGGTGCTTCTTGCTGGTGTTAGGCCCTTTGTAGATGGCCTGCAGTCCCATGATGCTCATCAGGCGACGCACGCGATGCCGTCCTGCCGAGAACCTTGATTGGGGCAGATACGCCGCGATCTGGCGGCTGCCAAAGAACGGATACTTCGTAAATATTCGGTCAATCTCATGCATCAGATCAATCGTTGCCTGATCAAAGCCAACAGGCGTTTAATAGATTGAGGACCGGCTGATTTTGAGCAGCTTACACTGGCGCGTCAGGCTAAGGTCGGTGTTGTCCTTGCGGGTCATCTGGCGGCGTTCAGACGGGCTCATCCCCTCTCACGCATTAAACATGCGTTGCCGGGCAACGGCATTCAGCCCTCGTGACAAAAAATCATTTTCCACCGCCAGCTGACCAATCTTGGCATGAAGCTCTTTGATCTCGCCGTCTTTGTTCTCAGCCTTTTTGACCTTATCCGAGAAAACGTTGGCCTTGCCTTCAATTGCCTGCCGTTTCCACGTGCTCACCTGCGTAGGGTGAAGCTGGCGCTTCGCTGCAATCTCCTGCACCGTCTTGTCACCGCGCAATGCTTCAAGCGCCACAGTAGCTTTGAACTTGTCTGAAAAATTCCGTCGCTTTGTCATTCTTGTATCCATTTAATCGGGTTGGATACATCTTAGCACGCTGTCCGAATTTGCCGGACCACTTCAGGCGTTCATTGGTTCTATTTTGTAAGCAGTATATTCGCAGCCGTTGGCTGTATCCCATGCTATCTGATCTTCGTTCATCATGGGTTCATTAAGCGCTGCGAAATCGGTAATGTTAGCTAGAAAAATGAGTGAATGATCGTTCTCTTTTGCGACTGCCCAACTCGTGTGAGATGTACTGTTAGTAGACATGTTGTGCGCAAGCCTAGCAATCATCTCATCCCAAGTGCATTTGAATGTAATTCGCATACAAACATTCATGATTTTTACTCCAATTAATTTATAAAAAAGCTTACGCAGACTAACCGAGATTACAAGGTTGTTTACATAATTTGTAAAGTGGTAATGCTTTTTAGGACAGCATTCATAAAATTCTTCCGACATAATAATCAATATTGAGCACTTAGCTTCAACGAACAGTGTACTTATAGTGGTGTGTCTATTTTCAGGAGGGGTAAGGCCATCCATGGGAGAGGTTTGGATGCCTGAAACGCTTGATCCGCCAGCTTCCCTTTTTTATCAATTATTTGGTCTGTTTTGCTTTGGATGGCGTAATGCTCTCAAAGAGAGCAAAGCGAGACTTCTATGCAGGGCAAAGACCTTATCGTGATCCTTGGCGACCAGCTCAGTCATACATTGAGCGCGCTTGAGGCGAGCTCTGCGGGAAACTCAGTTGTTCTCATGGCGGAGGTGGCTGAAGAGACCTCGTACGTCTGGCATCATAAGAAGAAACTGGCCTTCGTTTTCTCGGCAATGCGTCATTTTTCTCAGGCTCTGTCTGCTGACGGTTGGGATGTGCGCTATCGTAGGCTGGATGATGAACATAATTGCGGCTCTTTGACGGGTGAAGTTTCTGCCTTGTTGGTGGACGGCGGGTTTGAGCGCGTTGTTATGACTGAGGCGGGAGAGCAGCGCGTCAGCGCGGCTTTTGAAGCAGTGAGCAAAGACTGGGCTGTGCCGCTTGTCGTCTTGCCTGATACGCGGTTTTTGGCAACGCATGAGGCATTTACCAGCTGGGCCGACGGGCGCAAGCAGCTTCGGATGGAGTATTTCTATCGAGAGATGCGGCGCAAGACGGGGCTCTTGATGCAAGGGGATCAACCAGAAGGAGGACAATGGAACTTTGATGCTGATAACCGTAAGCCAGCTAAGGCAGATTTGTTTATGCCGCAGCCCTTTCGTGTGGAGCCTGACGCCATCACTCAAGATGTGCTTGAGATGGTTGAGCGTGAGCGAGGGGCGCATTTTGGCGTCTTGGACGGGTTTTGGTTTGCTGTAGAGCGGCCACAGGCCCTTGAGGCGCTTGAGCAGTTTACCCGCGAGGCTTTGCCACGTTTTGGCGATTATCAAGATGCGATGCTGACAGGGGAGCCATTTCTTTATCACTCTGTTTTGGCACAATATATAAATATCGGGCTTCTTGATCCGCTCGAAGTCTGTCGGCGGGTGGAGCGCGCTTATTATGAGGGGCAGGCCCCGCTCAATGCTGTGGAAGGTTTTATTCGCCAGATCATTGGATGGCGTGAATACATGCGTGGAATCTACTGGCTTAAGCCTGAGGGGTATACTGATCAGAACTTCCTTGGTGCGCGCCGTGATCTGCCCCAGTTTTACTGGACGGGTGAGACAGGTATGGCGTGTATGGCAGCCGCGATTGGCCAGACACGTCAAGAAGCCTATGCGCATCATATCCAGAGGCTGATGGTGACAGGGAATTTTGCCATGCTGGCGGGGATTGATCCCAAGCAAGTCCATGAATGGTATCTGGCAGTGTATGCTGACGCTTATGAGTGGGTTGAAGCGCCCAATGTGATTGGCATGAGCCAGTTTGCCGATGGTGGTTTTCTTGGTTCGAAGCCCTATGCGGCGAGCGGAAACTACATCAACAAGATGTCGGATCATTGTGCGGGCTGTAAATACAGTGTGAGCCAGAAGACAGGTAAAGGGGCGTGTCCATTCAATGCGCTCTACTGGGATTTTCTCGCCCGCAATGAGGGCAAGCTGCGGGGCAACCCTCGGCTTGGGCAGATGTATGCCACTTGGGGGCGAATGAGTGAGATAAAGCAGCAAGAGTACCTTCAGAGCGCCGAGAAGACGCTGGAGGAGATCGAGACGCTATGAGGGTGCAAGACCTGCAAGTTGTCTGGTTTAAGCGTGATCTGAGGGCCTCTGATAACCGCGCTTTGGCGGCTGCAGCAGCACGTGGGCCTGTGCTGCCTCTTTATGTGGTGGAGCCTGAGCTTTGGGCACAGCGTGATATGTCCGCGCGGCAGTGGGAGTTTATAGCTGAAACACTCGTAGAGCTGCGGGAGGACATGACAAAGCTTGGGCAGGGGCTTGTTGTGCGTCGCGGAACAATGTGTGCGGTTTTGGATAGGATCAGAACCGAGCATGGTCGCTTCACGCTTTGGGCGCATGAAGAAACGGGCAATGGCTGGACCTTTGGGCGTGACAGGCGCGTCGCGGGATGGTGTCGCGCATCTGGCGTGCCCTTTTATGAGTTGAAAAACCACGGTGTCACGCGCGCTATGGCCACACGGAACGGCTGGGCGAACTCGTGGGACAGCTTTATGAGCGAACCCCTTACAGCTGCGCCCAAACTTCAGCCTTTGGCAGGTATTGATCTTGGACATATCCCGTCATCAAAGGATTTGGGGCTTGCGCCTGACCGCTGCGACGGACGGCAAAGAGGCACACGCAGCGTGGGGCTTGGGATACTCAGTAGTTTTCTGACTGAGCGCGCGCCACCCTATCGCAAAGCTATGTCTTCGCCGCTTGCGGGTGCGCGACATTGTTCGCGTCTCTCGCCGTATCTGGCGTGGGGGGCGCTTTCGATGCGGGAGGTGCATCAGGCGAACGAGCGCCGGCGTGCTGACGTAGCGGTGTTGCCGTCAGTTGACAGGCGCTTTAATGGCGCGCTCAAGGCCTTCTCAGGGCGACTCCATTGGCACTGTCACTTCATTCAAAAGCTCGAAGATGCGCCGAGGCTTGAGTATGAGAATTTGCATCGTGCTTATGACGGACTGCGGCCAAAGGCGGCGGATGCGACACGCTTAGGAGCTTTTTCCGAGGGCGAAACAGGGCTGCCTTTTGTGGATGCGTGTATGCGCAGTTTGCGCGCAACAGGCTGGCTCAATTTTCGGATGCGGGCCATGGTACAAGCGGTTGCGAGTTATCATCTTTGGCTTCCGTGGCAAGAAAGCGGAGCTGTTCTGGCGCGCCTCTTTACAGACTATGAGCCAGGTATTCATTGGAGCCAAGTCCAGATGCAGTCTGGGACAACAGGGATGAACACTGTGCGGATCTATAACCCAGTAAAACAAGGGCATGATCAAGATCCGACTGGCGCTTTTACACGGCGTTGGCTACCTGAACTTGCCGATATTGACGATGAGTATTTGCAAGAGCCGTGGCGTGCGTCAAATGCGGCGCAGATTTTGGGGCGGGCTTATCCTGAGCCTGTGGTGGAGCCGAGCGTAGCCGCAAAGGCTGCGCGTGAGGCAGTCTGGGCGGTACGTAAGGGGCCATCGTTTCGGGAAGAGACGCAGCGGCTCTTGGTTAAACATGCGTCTCGCAAGCCTGCGCGCGGGCGTGGCAAGAGCGCAAAGAAGGCATTGGACAAGACACAAATGAGCTTTTCCTTTGAGGGCGATAAAGAATGAAGATGCGTCGCAAGGGGGATCTGCCCCAGAAAATCTGTGCCTGTTGTGGAAAGCCGTTTGATTGGCGAAAAAAATGGGAAAAAGTCTGGGCGGAAGTTCGCTATTGCTCTGAGCGGTGTAAGAGAGAACGCCGTCAGAAATGAGGCGTTGCCTTGACCGCTCGGGGCGCTAGTCTGACCACAAAAGGGAGAGAATTGATATGAAGCTTTTACGCGTTGGGCCTGTGGGCCAAGAAAAGCCAGCCTGTCTGGATGCGACGGGTGTGATCCGCGATCTAACAGGCGTGGCTACCGACTTTGAAGGTGAGGGCGTATCTCTCGACGCGCTTGAGGCTTTGAAGGGCGTTGATTTGACGGCACTACCTGCCGTTGAGGGCAACTCACGGATTGGTGCGGCTGTTGCACGGGTCGAAACGTTTTATGCGATCGGCTTGAACTATGCGCAACATGCGGCTGAAGCTGGTATGGAGCCACCTAAAGAGCCGATTTTGTTTAATAAATCCGCTTCTTGCCTTGCTGGGCCGAATGATCCGCTGACCTTGCCCAAGGGCTCTGAGAAGAGCGATTGGGAAGTCGAACTCGGGGTCGTTATTGGCAAACGTGCGCAGAATGTCAGCGTCGAAGAGGCTCTGAGTTATGTGGCAGGCTATTGTGTGATCAATGACGTGTCAGAGCGTGCCTACCAGATTGAGCGTGGGGGGCAGTGGACGAAGGGCAAGTCGGCTCCTGGCTTTGGCCCTGTTGGGCCTTATTTGGTCACAGCGGATGAGGTGCCTGATCCGCAGGCGCTTGGGCTGCGGTTGAGTCTTAACGGCGAAATGGTGCAGGATAATTTTACGTCAGATATGATTTTCTCAGTTGCTGAAATAATTTCACATATGAGCGAGTTTATGGCGCTTGTGCCGGGTGATGTCATCGCGACCGGGACACCTGAAGGCGTTGGCATGGGTATGAAGCCACAGCGCTTCTTGCGCGTGGGCGATGTGATGGAACTTGAGATCGACGGGCTTGGTAGCCAGCGCACCGAAGTGATTTAAAACAAAAAACGCGGCCCAAAGGGGCCGCGTTTTTGCGATCTAAATATGCGTGAAGTTTATGCGTTGGCTTCACGGATTTTGTTGGCTGCGTCTTTGTCAAACGCTACACTGTTGTCTTCAAACAGCGTATCAAGTTCACCCGAGAGCATCATCTCAGTGATGATGTCGCAACCGCCTACAAACTCGCCTTTAACATAGAGTTGTGGAACTGTTGGCCAATCGGAGTAGTCTTTGACGCCTTGGCGAATGGCTTCATCCGCCAGAACGTTTACGTCTTGATAGTCAACGCTCATAAAATTAAGCACGCCCGCGACGCGTGAAGAAAAACCACATTGCGGCATTTCTTTTGTGCCTTTCATGTAGAGCACAACATCGTTGGATTTGACGGTTTGATCAATCTGGGTTTTTGCATCGGTCATGATTGTCTCGCTTATTCGGGGGCTTTTGTTGTGAGGGCAAGCGCGTGGAGCTCGCCATTGGGGCCGTCCATTTTGCCTTGTAGGGCGGCATAGACAGCGCGTTGTTGCTGAACGCGGTTCTTACTGCGGAAGCTTTCGTCAATGACCATAGCTGACATGTGAACACCGTCGCTGCCCGCGACTGTGATCTCCGCATCTGGAAAGGCTGCGCGCAGGATTGTCTCAAGTTCGTCTGCGTGGATCGCCATGTCTTTCTCTCCTTAGGTCGCTTCACAAAAGATGTAAGCTCGATGTCGCTTTTGCGCAAGCGGCTCAGGCAAAGGTTTCCGCGAAGCTGTTGCGGTAAATGTTGCGCAACTCTTCGAGTGGGGCTGTGATTGCGCCGAATGTTATGTCAGTGCCAGTGAACTTACCCACCGATGTAATTGGCACACCCGCCCGCATGGCCGCGCCCATGAGGGCTTCTGCTTGATCAAAGTTGCAAGCCACAAGGTAGCGCGCCTGATCCTCGCCAAAGAGCTCTTGCGTGTTTTCACTGTCGATTTGAACGCCAACATTTGAAGCTTCGGCCATTTCGAAAGCTGCCATGGCGAGGCCACCGTCAGAAAGATCAAGGCAGGCTGTGATCCATTCGTGGTGATCGCGGATAAAATCACCGTTGCGCTTTTCGGCAGCAAGATCAACGGCTGGGGCGTCGCCTTCTACGCGGTTGAACACTTCAGCAAGAAGGGCCGATTGGCCAAGGTGGCCTTCGGTATCGCCGATCAGAAGCGCAACATGGCCTTCGCGCGCTTGGCCTAAAATTGCTTGGTCTTCGTGGGCGATGAGGCCTACGGCAGCGATCGTCGGAGTGGGAAGAATGCCTGTACCGTCTGTTTCGTTGTAGAGGCTGACATTGCCTGAAACGATTGGCATATCAAGTGCGAGAACCGCTTCGCCGATCCCTTGGATTGCGCCAACGAATTGGCCCATGATCTCTGGCTTCTCGGGGTTACCGAAGTTGAGGTTGTCAGTGCTTGCAAGAGGCTTTGCGCCTGCAGCTGTCAAGTTTCGGTAGGCTTCAGCTACGGCTTGTTTACCGCCTTCAACGGGGTTGGCCATAACATAACGAGGTGTAACATCAGAGGTAAATGCTAGCAGCTTGTCTGTACCGTGAACACGTACAACGCCTGCGCCAAATCCTGGTGTGCGAACTGTATCGGCCATCACCATTGTGTCATATTGCTCATAGATCCACTGCTTGCCTGCGTAGTTTGGCGAGGCGAGAAGAGCCTTGAGGCCATCGACTGGATCAACCTGCGGCACATCGCTGTTGACGAGCGGTGTTGCAGCGGGTGTCGCAACCCATGGGCGATCATATTCGGGTGCGGAACCTGAGAGTGTTGCGAGGGGCAAGTCTGCCTTGAGCTCGTTGCCGTGCATAATGATGAAGCGGTCTTCAGCAATGGTTTCGCCGACAATGGCAAAATCAAGATCCCACTTTACAAATACAGCGCGCGCTTCGGCTTCCAGCGCTGGATTGAGAACCATCAACATGCGCTCCTGAGATTCTGACAACATCATCTCGTAGGCTGTCATATCTTTTTCGCGTTGTGGCACATCGTTGAGCTGGAGGCGCACACCAAGGCCGCCTTTGTCGCCCATTTCAACAGCTGAGCAGGTGAGGCCAGCGGCGCCCATGTCTTGAATTGAGATCACAGCCCCTGTGGCCATCAGCTCGAGCGTTGCCTCCATGAGGCGCTTTTCTGTGAAGGGGTCGCCAACCTGAACAGTCGGGCGTTTTTCCTCAATCGTCTCGTCAAACTCGGCTGAGGCCATCGTCGCGCCGCCGACACCGTCGCGGCCTGTTTTGGCTCCGAGATAAACAACGGGCATACCGACGCCAGAGGCGGCGGAGTAAAAAATCTTGTCTGCATCGGCGAGACCCGCGGCAAAAGCATTCACAAGGCAGTTGCCATTATAGGCAGGATCAAAGCGGACTTCGCCGCCGACGGTGGGGACGCCGAAACAGTTGCCGTAGCCACCGATACCCTCGACCACGCCGTGAACGAGCTGGCGTGTTTTGGGGTGATCTTTTTCACCAAAACTAAGCGAGTTCATCGCGGCAATAGGGCGGGCGCCCATCGTAAACACGTCACGCAGAATGCCGCCCACACCTGTAGCTGCGCCTTGGTAGGGTTCGATGTAGCTCGGGTGGTTATGACTTTCCATTTTGAAAATCACGGCCTGTCCGTCGCCGATATCGACCACACCTGCGTTTTCTCCTGGACCGCATATGACTTGTGGCCCTTCTGTAGGGAGGGTGCGCAGCCATTTTTTGGAAGACTTGTAAGAACAGTGTTCATTCCACATAGCCGAAAAGATGCCGAGCTCCGTGAATGTCGGCTCGCGGCCAATGATCTCAAGGATGCGCTCGTATTCGTCAGGCGAAAGGCCATGCGCTTTGATCAGGTCTGGGGTGATGGCGGGCTCGGTCATGGCAGCAATCCTTGCAAGGCAGAGGTATTATTCTTGCGGTTTGTCATAGGCCAACTCCTCAGAATGTAAAAGCTGAAAGCTTAGTTTTTTGACCAAATCAGAGGCGGCTTTGCGCCGCAGAGCCGCTTGACCTGAGGTTGAATATGGCATTTTGATAGCCTCCATATATTTAGGAGCTGAAATTGATCGAAAATCCCTTTCTGGGCGTGGGCCTGAATGATGTTTCTCTCGCAGAAATTCCGATGCCGAGCGTTGATGCGACGACGCCTCGGAAATTGCTCGAGCGATGCCCAGAGGCTGGTCCAACGCCACTTGTAGCGCTTGGCTCCTTTGCTGGTGCGGGGTCTGTTTTTGTCAAAGACGAACGGGACCGCATGGGGCTTGGGTCATTCAAGGCACTGGGGGCGGCCTATGTGATCGCTTGTGAAGCGGCGGCTGGGCGTGCTGCAGGGCAAACGTTTGTTTGTGCGAGTGCAGGCAATCATGGGCTTTCGGTTGCTGCAGGGGCGCAGGCCTTTAAGGCCAAGGCGGTAATTTATTTGAGCCGTACTGTGCCTGAAGCTTTCGCTGAACGCCTTCGCGCCCGGGGAGCAGAAGTGCGACGTGTGGATGGGAGCTATGAAGAGAGCATGGAGGCCGCTGCCAAAGCAGCTGTCGTGGAAGGCTTTAAGCTTTTGTCTGATAGTTCTTGGCCGGGTTATACTGAATATCCCTTTCGGCTGATGGAGGGATATCTTGCGATGGCAGCTGAAGCGGCTGAGGCGATGCCCGAGCCGCCCACCCATATATTCTTGCAAGCAGGCGTTGGAGGTCTAGCGGCCGCTTGCGCTGCATATTTTCGCAAGGTTTGGGGCGATGGCCCAAAGATTATCGTCGTGGAACCAGAAGCTGCGCCTGCGTTAAAAGACTGTATTGCGGCGGGTAAGTTTGTAACTGCTGCAGGACCAGAGTCTTGCATGGGCCGTCTGGATTGCAAAGAAGCCTCTCTGATTGCGTTGAACGGACTGGCGCGCGACGCAAACGCTTTTATGACGATCACAGAGGAAGAGTCCGTGGCTGCACTGCCGCTTTTGGAGGATGTTGGGCTGCAAACGACACCTTCCGGCGGAGCGGGCCTGGCGGGGCTTATGGGGCTTGCTCCGCTCGGATCTGAAGCGCGCGTGTTGTGTATTGTGAGCGAAGGACCAGAAAGATGAGACGCGGATTTGATGTTGGTGAATTCAAGGCGCGTGTAAAAGCGGCGCAACGCGCCATGGCGCGCCACGAGCTGGCCGCGATTTTGCTGACAACAGAGCCAGAAGTGCGCTATTTTACTGGCTTCCAGACGCGATTTTGGGAGAGCCCGAGCCGGCCTTGGTTTGTCATTATTCCTCAAAGCGGTGATCCAATTGCTGTTATCCCCTCGATTGGTGAAGCTTTGATGCGGCGCACTTGGGTGAGTGATATTCGAACATGGAGCGCGCCTGATCCAATTGATGACGGGGTTTCTCTATTGACTGAGGCGCTTCGGGAAATTGCGAGTGGCGGTAAGATTGGCGTGCCGTCCGGAATGGAAAGTCACTTGCGAATGCCGCTCGCCGATTTTGGCCGCTTACAGGCAGCTGGGCTCGTGTTTGGCGATGATGCGGGCATTATTGCGCAGCTACGCGCTGTGAAGACTGAAGCCGAAATTGAGAAAATTGCGAAAGCTTGCAGTATTGCGGGTCGTGCCTTTGACCGCGTTGGAGAAGTCGCACGTCAAGGTGCGAAGCTTGACAGTGTGTTCCGTGGTTTTCAGGGACTTTTGCTGGAGGAGGGGGCAGATTGGGTTCCTTATCTTGCGGGCGGTGCCGGACCGACGGGCTATAGCGATGTGATCTCGCCTGCCGGGCCGCAACCCTTAGCGATGGGGGACGTGCTGATGCTCGATACCGGGGCTGTTTGGGACGGTTACTTCTGTGATTTTGACCGTAACTTTTCAATTGGAGTGCCTGCACGCAGGTCGGCGGCATCTTGGAGCCAGTTGCTGGAAGCCACTCTCGCTGGATTTGAGGCGGCAAAACCGGGTGCGGAAGCTGCGGATGTGTGGCGTGCGATGGCATCTGTTGTTGGCAC
This genomic window from Lentibacter algarum contains:
- a CDS encoding P-loop NTPase, producing MTHSITIASGKGGVGKTCVAVNLAIMYARLGHRVCLFDADFGLANSHILMGKNAAKTLRDSLVGGVPLVEVIERGPQGVQLLAGGSGLIDMMHIDDTARFQLIRNVDALKDSIDILITDAPAGASENALSFVAASQRVLVVVVAEPTSFMDAYAMIKAANAEHGLRHFSVAINMAHDNVDARRNFEKFNAIAARFLDVELSYAGHVPFSAAMRRSIVQRKPLLAAENNTPDKELLAFKAVAQAVLKAPMNTYEGIRFFADKDSERETVG
- a CDS encoding FliA/WhiG family RNA polymerase sigma factor; the encoded protein is MTLRGQYSEQNPKPEVLIEAELQTVRRIAFYFHGRVKGAVEVDDLVQVGYLGLIDASQRYVKKAGVTFSSYAKIRIRGAIVDYLRRNSNLCRSTIAMKQEVNKATLDLERKLQRAPMDEEIANELQLSVEELRKWQQAFEANLHQSIDEVHDEHSIWFVSGDANPEEAFSNQEVKRGLRGELAKLSEREAMVMQLYYVEELNVYEIAEILGVTTGRVSQIKKASISNLRAGMQSFLGQTENSKV
- a CDS encoding cryptochrome/photolyase family protein, translated to MQGKDLIVILGDQLSHTLSALEASSAGNSVVLMAEVAEETSYVWHHKKKLAFVFSAMRHFSQALSADGWDVRYRRLDDEHNCGSLTGEVSALLVDGGFERVVMTEAGEQRVSAAFEAVSKDWAVPLVVLPDTRFLATHEAFTSWADGRKQLRMEYFYREMRRKTGLLMQGDQPEGGQWNFDADNRKPAKADLFMPQPFRVEPDAITQDVLEMVERERGAHFGVLDGFWFAVERPQALEALEQFTREALPRFGDYQDAMLTGEPFLYHSVLAQYINIGLLDPLEVCRRVERAYYEGQAPLNAVEGFIRQIIGWREYMRGIYWLKPEGYTDQNFLGARRDLPQFYWTGETGMACMAAAIGQTRQEAYAHHIQRLMVTGNFAMLAGIDPKQVHEWYLAVYADAYEWVEAPNVIGMSQFADGGFLGSKPYAASGNYINKMSDHCAGCKYSVSQKTGKGACPFNALYWDFLARNEGKLRGNPRLGQMYATWGRMSEIKQQEYLQSAEKTLEEIETL
- a CDS encoding FAD-binding domain-containing protein; its protein translation is MRVQDLQVVWFKRDLRASDNRALAAAAARGPVLPLYVVEPELWAQRDMSARQWEFIAETLVELREDMTKLGQGLVVRRGTMCAVLDRIRTEHGRFTLWAHEETGNGWTFGRDRRVAGWCRASGVPFYELKNHGVTRAMATRNGWANSWDSFMSEPLTAAPKLQPLAGIDLGHIPSSKDLGLAPDRCDGRQRGTRSVGLGILSSFLTERAPPYRKAMSSPLAGARHCSRLSPYLAWGALSMREVHQANERRRADVAVLPSVDRRFNGALKAFSGRLHWHCHFIQKLEDAPRLEYENLHRAYDGLRPKAADATRLGAFSEGETGLPFVDACMRSLRATGWLNFRMRAMVQAVASYHLWLPWQESGAVLARLFTDYEPGIHWSQVQMQSGTTGMNTVRIYNPVKQGHDQDPTGAFTRRWLPELADIDDEYLQEPWRASNAAQILGRAYPEPVVEPSVAAKAAREAVWAVRKGPSFREETQRLLVKHASRKPARGRGKSAKKALDKTQMSFSFEGDKE
- a CDS encoding DUF2256 domain-containing protein, with the protein product MKMRRKGDLPQKICACCGKPFDWRKKWEKVWAEVRYCSERCKRERRQK
- a CDS encoding fumarylacetoacetate hydrolase family protein gives rise to the protein MKLLRVGPVGQEKPACLDATGVIRDLTGVATDFEGEGVSLDALEALKGVDLTALPAVEGNSRIGAAVARVETFYAIGLNYAQHAAEAGMEPPKEPILFNKSASCLAGPNDPLTLPKGSEKSDWEVELGVVIGKRAQNVSVEEALSYVAGYCVINDVSERAYQIERGGQWTKGKSAPGFGPVGPYLVTADEVPDPQALGLRLSLNGEMVQDNFTSDMIFSVAEIISHMSEFMALVPGDVIATGTPEGVGMGMKPQRFLRVGDVMELEIDGLGSQRTEVI
- the grxD gene encoding Grx4 family monothiol glutaredoxin is translated as MTDAKTQIDQTVKSNDVVLYMKGTKEMPQCGFSSRVAGVLNFMSVDYQDVNVLADEAIRQGVKDYSDWPTVPQLYVKGEFVGGCDIITEMMLSGELDTLFEDNSVAFDKDAANKIREANA
- a CDS encoding BolA/IbaG family iron-sulfur metabolism protein; the protein is MAIHADELETILRAAFPDAEITVAGSDGVHMSAMVIDESFRSKNRVQQQRAVYAALQGKMDGPNGELHALALTTKAPE